The Thermobispora bispora DSM 43833 genome window below encodes:
- a CDS encoding phosphotransferase family protein, translating to MNVDPPGLDLTRLAAYLEDQGLTRGPLTAELITGGKSNLTYVVRDATAEYVVRRPPLGHVLATAHDMGREYRVMTALRDTPVPVPRTYHLCTDPEVIGAPFYVMEHVAGERPPMTPALAHELIDVLAALHSIPPESVGLADFGRPDGYLERQVRRWKKQLDASRSRDIPGIDELFQRLSRDIPRSGAPAIVHGDFKLGNTLIAGGKVRAVLDWEMSTLGDPLTDLALFLLYGDEAIDLDSEEKGEMANPEEIVAHYAEATGRDVSRLGWYLGLACFKLAVIAEGIHFRYTQGLTVGEGFAEIGEHVGRLVARGLTEV from the coding sequence GTGAACGTGGACCCGCCCGGGCTCGACCTCACCCGCCTCGCCGCGTACCTGGAGGATCAAGGCCTCACCCGCGGCCCGCTGACCGCCGAACTGATCACCGGCGGCAAGTCCAACCTGACCTACGTGGTACGGGACGCCACCGCGGAGTACGTCGTCCGCCGGCCGCCCCTCGGGCACGTCCTCGCCACCGCGCACGACATGGGCCGGGAGTACCGGGTGATGACCGCGCTCCGGGACACCCCGGTGCCCGTGCCCCGGACGTACCACCTCTGCACGGACCCCGAGGTGATCGGCGCCCCCTTCTACGTGATGGAGCACGTGGCGGGGGAGCGGCCGCCGATGACCCCCGCGCTCGCGCACGAGCTCATCGACGTGCTCGCCGCGCTCCACTCGATCCCGCCGGAGAGCGTGGGCCTCGCGGACTTCGGCCGGCCGGACGGCTACCTGGAACGCCAGGTGAGGCGGTGGAAGAAGCAGCTCGACGCCTCGCGCAGCCGCGACATCCCCGGCATCGACGAGCTGTTCCAGCGGCTCTCCCGCGACATCCCCCGGTCCGGCGCCCCGGCGATCGTGCACGGGGACTTCAAGCTCGGCAACACGCTCATCGCCGGCGGCAAGGTCCGGGCCGTCCTCGACTGGGAGATGTCCACGCTCGGCGACCCGCTCACCGACCTGGCCCTCTTCCTGCTCTACGGGGACGAGGCGATCGACCTCGACTCCGAGGAGAAGGGCGAGATGGCGAACCCGGAGGAGATCGTCGCCCACTACGCGGAGGCCACCGGCCGGGACGTCTCGCGCCTCGGCTGGTACCTGGGCCTCGCCTGCTTCAAGCTCGCGGTCATCGCCGAGGGGATCCACTTCCGCTACACCCAAGGGCTCACCGTCGGGGAGGGCTTCGCCGAGATCGGCGAGCACGTCGGCCGGCTGGTCGCCCGCGGCCTCACGGAGGTGTGA
- a CDS encoding FAD-dependent oxidoreductase — protein MAHAVVIGAGIGGLTAAVALTRKGWSVTVLEQAPSIEPVGLALALAPNALRALEHLGLGDEVRALPGLRGEVGIRRSDGRWLVRVPGEAAAARYGHPVALIMRPDLVDLLARRLPPGSLRTGVRAESADPATGTVTTTAGPFEADLVVAADGIRSRIRGALFPRHPGPAYAGVTSWRMVVPAPGPVQAAESWGHGRIFGVAPMGDGRVYCYATAAVPPGGRAPDERAELARLFGDWHDPIPALIAAAGPDSVLRHDLYCLDRPLPAYHRGRVALLGDAAHAMTPHLGQGACQAIEDAVVLAARVAAGGVTAGLAAYTAERLPRATRIARRSRSLGRLSGLRATPLVALRDTVTSWTSRLGPLALRQIDELFRWAPPA, from the coding sequence ATGGCGCACGCGGTGGTGATCGGAGCGGGCATCGGCGGGCTGACCGCGGCGGTCGCCCTGACCCGGAAGGGGTGGTCGGTGACCGTGCTCGAACAGGCGCCGTCGATCGAGCCGGTGGGGCTGGCCCTGGCCCTCGCCCCGAACGCGCTGCGCGCGCTGGAGCACCTGGGCCTCGGCGACGAGGTGCGCGCCTTGCCCGGCCTGCGGGGCGAGGTGGGCATCCGCCGGTCCGACGGCCGCTGGCTGGTCCGGGTGCCGGGCGAGGCCGCCGCGGCCCGGTACGGCCACCCCGTGGCGCTCATCATGCGCCCGGACCTCGTGGACCTGCTCGCCCGCCGGCTCCCGCCGGGGTCGCTGCGCACGGGCGTCCGCGCCGAGTCCGCCGATCCGGCCACCGGAACCGTCACGACGACGGCCGGTCCGTTCGAGGCCGACCTGGTCGTCGCGGCCGACGGGATCCGGTCGCGGATCCGGGGAGCGCTCTTCCCCCGGCATCCGGGGCCCGCGTACGCGGGGGTGACGAGCTGGCGCATGGTCGTGCCCGCGCCCGGGCCGGTGCAGGCGGCCGAGTCCTGGGGGCACGGGCGGATCTTCGGCGTGGCGCCCATGGGCGACGGCCGGGTGTACTGCTATGCGACGGCGGCCGTGCCGCCCGGCGGGCGCGCGCCGGACGAGCGCGCGGAGCTCGCCCGGCTGTTCGGGGACTGGCACGACCCGATCCCGGCGCTGATCGCCGCGGCGGGCCCGGATTCCGTGCTCCGGCACGACCTCTACTGCCTCGACCGGCCGTTGCCCGCCTACCACCGGGGCAGGGTGGCGCTGCTGGGCGACGCGGCGCACGCGATGACCCCGCACCTGGGCCAGGGCGCGTGCCAGGCGATCGAGGACGCCGTGGTCCTCGCCGCCCGGGTCGCCGCCGGGGGCGTCACCGCCGGGCTCGCCGCGTACACCGCGGAACGGCTGCCGCGGGCGACGCGGATCGCCCGGCGCTCCCGCTCGCTCGGGCGGCTCAGCGGGCTGCGCGCCACGCCCCTGGTGGCCCTCCGCGACACCGTGACGTCCTGGACGAGCCGGCTCGGCCCGCTCGCCCTCCGGCAGATCGACGAGCTGTTCCGCTGGGCGCCGCCCGCGTGA
- the secA2 gene encoding accessory Sec system translocase SecA2, with amino-acid sequence MARMGVWIRRFLGRPGDVDIGPYRRLVAEAGALADRAGRVTDLRSALASAPPATAEFCALMREAAHRALGLRPHDVQLIGALALLDGHVAEMATGEGKTLVGAIAAAGYALRGERVHVVSVNDYLARRDAEWMAPLYAAVGLTAGWIAATSSPGERREAYARDVTYAAVSELGFDVLRDRFVTDPADLVVPAPQVAIVDEADSVLVDEARVPLVLAGSAAPGTALPELAALARRLVRGYHFTIDGEGRSVHLTAKGIETVEKALGIDDLYADPAMVTQVNLALHAHALLKRDVDYIVRDGRVHLINPSRGRVAVLQRWPDGLHAAVEAKEGLPPSETGEILDSITVQGLLGRYRRLCGMTGTALAVGERLREFYGLRIAVIPPNRPCVRVDEPDRVYATAADKEEAIVAEIAAQHATGRPVLVGTLDIAESERLAARLRARGLDAVVLNAKNDAEEARIIAQAGRRGAITVSTQMAGRGTDIRLGGHDGAEEAEVTALGGLYVIGTGRHESSRLDDQLRGRAGRQGDPGGSVFFVSGEDHLLTAYAPGESLPPADEDGRVRHRGAAELIAHAQRVAEGVNLEIHRNTWRYTRVIERQRDQVLGYRDRVLHGDAAAVALREACPERYAELCAAFGAEAVGRAARQIVLYHLDRCWSEHLGFLSDLREGIHLRALGRLDPLEEFNREAVPAFRAMLAEVERRARRSFAEADLTADLADQGMRRPAATWTYLVQDNPFGSEWDRVLRHVAGRVRRRR; translated from the coding sequence ATGGCGCGGATGGGTGTGTGGATCAGGCGGTTCCTCGGCCGTCCCGGTGACGTGGACATCGGGCCGTACCGGCGGCTGGTCGCCGAGGCCGGCGCGCTGGCGGACCGGGCCGGGCGGGTGACCGACCTGCGGTCCGCCCTGGCAAGCGCCCCACCCGCCACGGCGGAGTTCTGCGCGCTCATGCGCGAGGCGGCGCACCGGGCGCTCGGGCTCCGGCCGCACGACGTCCAGCTCATCGGCGCGCTCGCCCTGCTCGACGGCCACGTGGCCGAGATGGCCACCGGCGAGGGCAAGACCCTGGTGGGCGCGATCGCGGCGGCCGGGTACGCGCTGCGGGGCGAGCGGGTCCACGTGGTCTCGGTCAACGACTACCTCGCCCGGCGGGACGCCGAGTGGATGGCCCCGCTGTACGCGGCGGTGGGCCTCACGGCCGGCTGGATCGCCGCGACCTCGTCCCCCGGGGAGCGCCGGGAGGCGTACGCGCGGGACGTGACGTACGCGGCGGTGAGCGAGCTCGGCTTCGACGTGCTGCGCGACCGGTTCGTCACCGACCCGGCCGACCTGGTGGTGCCCGCGCCGCAGGTGGCGATCGTGGACGAGGCCGACTCCGTGCTGGTGGACGAGGCGAGGGTACCGCTCGTGCTCGCCGGATCGGCGGCCCCGGGCACGGCCCTGCCCGAGCTCGCCGCCCTCGCCCGGCGGCTCGTCCGCGGGTACCACTTCACGATCGACGGCGAGGGCCGGAGCGTCCACCTCACCGCCAAGGGCATCGAGACCGTGGAGAAGGCCCTCGGCATCGACGACCTGTACGCGGACCCCGCCATGGTCACCCAGGTCAACCTCGCCCTCCACGCGCACGCGCTGCTCAAGCGCGACGTGGACTACATCGTCCGGGACGGGCGGGTGCACCTGATCAACCCCTCGCGCGGCCGGGTGGCGGTGCTGCAGCGGTGGCCGGACGGGCTCCACGCGGCCGTGGAGGCGAAGGAGGGCCTGCCGCCGTCCGAGACCGGGGAGATCCTCGACTCGATCACCGTCCAGGGCCTGCTCGGCCGGTACCGGCGGCTCTGCGGCATGACCGGGACCGCGCTCGCCGTGGGCGAGCGGCTCCGCGAGTTCTACGGGCTGCGGATCGCGGTGATCCCGCCCAACCGGCCGTGCGTCCGGGTCGACGAGCCGGACCGCGTCTACGCCACGGCCGCGGACAAGGAGGAGGCGATCGTGGCGGAGATCGCCGCCCAGCACGCCACCGGCCGCCCGGTCCTGGTCGGCACGCTCGACATCGCCGAGTCCGAGCGGCTCGCGGCCCGGCTGCGCGCCCGGGGCCTTGACGCGGTGGTGCTCAACGCGAAGAACGACGCCGAGGAGGCGAGGATCATCGCGCAGGCGGGACGGCGCGGGGCGATCACCGTCTCCACCCAGATGGCGGGCCGCGGCACCGACATCCGGCTCGGCGGTCACGACGGGGCGGAGGAGGCCGAGGTCACCGCGCTCGGCGGGCTCTATGTGATCGGCACGGGCCGGCACGAGAGCAGCAGGCTCGACGACCAGCTCCGGGGCCGGGCCGGCCGGCAGGGCGACCCGGGCGGCTCGGTGTTCTTCGTCAGCGGGGAGGACCACCTGCTCACCGCGTACGCGCCCGGCGAGTCCCTCCCGCCCGCGGACGAGGACGGCCGGGTACGGCACCGCGGCGCCGCGGAGCTCATCGCCCACGCCCAGCGGGTGGCCGAGGGCGTGAACCTGGAGATCCACCGGAACACCTGGCGGTACACCCGGGTGATCGAACGGCAGCGGGACCAGGTGCTCGGGTACCGCGACCGCGTGCTGCACGGCGACGCGGCGGCCGTGGCCCTGCGCGAGGCGTGCCCGGAGCGGTACGCGGAGCTGTGCGCGGCGTTCGGCGCCGAGGCGGTCGGGCGGGCGGCCCGGCAGATCGTGCTGTACCACCTGGATCGGTGCTGGAGCGAGCACCTCGGCTTCCTGAGCGACCTGCGCGAGGGCATCCACCTGCGCGCGCTCGGCCGGCTGGATCCGCTGGAGGAGTTCAACCGGGAGGCGGTGCCCGCGTTCCGCGCCATGCTCGCCGAGGTGGAGCGGCGCGCCCGCCGGAGCTTCGCGGAGGCCGACCTCACCGCGGACCTCGCCGACCAGGGGATGCGGCGGCCCGCGGCGACCTGGACCTACCTGGTGCAGGACAACCCGTTCGGCTCGGAGTGGGACCGGGTCCTCCGCCACGTCGCCGGCCGGGTGCGGCGCCGCAGGTAG
- a CDS encoding ribonuclease HII has product MDEPPAADRAGTAPADRTAGYAIEEELRAAGAVRIAGLDEVGRGAWAGPVVVCVAVTDLSPPPELPGRGGRSVRLTDSKLLTRASREAFAEVLPGWLNCHGIGESSPQEIDELGMTEALRLAAERALAALPYRPDAIILDGKHDFLRGPWTARCEVQADRRSVSVAAASVLAKVYRDRLMAALGEEHPEYGFADNAGYPSPVHRRALAEHGPTPHHRLSWSYLDALPRWRHLRKHRGAGPDQLALL; this is encoded by the coding sequence ATCGATGAGCCGCCCGCCGCGGACCGGGCCGGGACCGCGCCCGCGGACCGGACGGCGGGTTACGCGATCGAGGAAGAGCTGCGCGCCGCCGGCGCCGTGCGCATCGCCGGCCTCGACGAGGTGGGCCGGGGAGCCTGGGCGGGACCGGTGGTGGTCTGCGTCGCGGTCACCGATCTCAGCCCGCCGCCCGAGCTGCCCGGCCGGGGCGGGCGGAGCGTCCGGCTCACCGACTCCAAGCTGCTCACCCGCGCCAGCCGCGAGGCGTTCGCCGAGGTGCTCCCGGGCTGGCTGAACTGTCACGGGATCGGCGAGTCGAGCCCGCAGGAGATCGACGAGCTCGGCATGACCGAGGCCCTGCGCTTGGCCGCCGAGCGGGCGCTCGCCGCCCTGCCGTACCGGCCGGACGCGATCATCCTCGACGGCAAGCACGACTTCCTGCGCGGCCCGTGGACGGCGCGGTGCGAGGTGCAGGCCGACCGGCGCTCGGTGAGCGTGGCCGCGGCCTCCGTGCTGGCCAAGGTGTACCGCGACCGGCTCATGGCGGCGCTGGGCGAGGAGCACCCCGAGTACGGCTTCGCCGACAACGCGGGCTACCCCTCCCCCGTGCACCGGCGGGCCCTGGCCGAGCACGGGCCCACCCCGCACCACCGGCTCTCCTGGTCGTACCTGGACGCGCTGCCCCGCTGGCGGCACCTGCGGAAGCACCGCGGCGCCGGGCCGGACCAGCTCGCCCTGCTCTAG
- a CDS encoding VOC family protein: protein MEVLSSRILIRPADRAASLRFYRDVLGLAVYREFGPADDPGVVFFLGQGFLEVSGRSEGGRGSHVQIWLQVRDVHAEHERLAAAGVPIRRPPRREPWGLIELWIEDPDGTPIVLVEVPEGHPLRRDRRDLHLPAE, encoded by the coding sequence ATGGAGGTACTCAGCAGCCGGATCCTCATCCGTCCCGCCGACCGGGCGGCGAGCCTGCGCTTCTACCGGGACGTCCTCGGCCTCGCGGTCTACCGGGAGTTCGGCCCCGCCGACGACCCGGGCGTGGTCTTCTTCCTCGGGCAGGGGTTCCTCGAGGTCTCCGGGAGATCGGAGGGCGGGCGCGGATCACACGTGCAGATCTGGCTGCAGGTCCGCGACGTGCACGCGGAACACGAACGGCTCGCGGCGGCCGGGGTGCCGATCCGCCGCCCGCCGAGGCGGGAGCCGTGGGGGCTCATCGAGCTGTGGATCGAGGACCCCGATGGCACGCCCATCGTGCTCGTCGAGGTCCCTGAGGGACATCCCCTCCGGCGAGACCGGCGTGACCTGCACTTGCCAGCAGAGTAA
- a CDS encoding zinc-dependent alcohol dehydrogenase family protein, with the protein MDAWVVARPGPIATNPLERTRLPVPEPGPGELLIKVEVCAVCRTDLHLAEGDLPPRRPRTVPGHEVVGRVTALGPGTEGPAPGTRVGVAWLRSTCGECRYCRRGAENLCPSSTYTGWDADGGYAEYLTAPADYVYPLPEDLPAEKLAPLLCAGIIGYRALLRCDLPPRGRLGIYGFGASAHITAQIAMAQGASVYVMTRSPAAQELARELGAVFVGGSADTPPEPLDAAILFAPVGELVLPALEALDRGGTLAVAGIHLTDIPVLNYQRHLFQERTLRSVTANTRADGREFLRLVAAHPPRITTTPYPFDAADRALQDLAADRVNGVAVLLME; encoded by the coding sequence ATGGACGCCTGGGTGGTGGCCCGTCCGGGCCCGATCGCGACGAACCCTTTGGAACGCACCCGGCTGCCCGTACCCGAGCCGGGGCCGGGTGAGCTGCTGATCAAGGTCGAGGTGTGCGCGGTCTGCCGCACCGACCTGCACCTCGCCGAGGGGGACCTCCCGCCGCGGCGGCCCCGTACCGTGCCCGGCCACGAGGTCGTGGGGCGGGTGACCGCCCTCGGCCCGGGAACGGAGGGCCCGGCGCCCGGCACCCGGGTCGGCGTCGCCTGGCTCCGCTCCACCTGCGGCGAGTGCCGGTACTGCCGGCGGGGCGCGGAGAACCTCTGCCCGTCCTCCACCTACACCGGCTGGGACGCCGACGGCGGGTACGCGGAGTACCTCACCGCGCCCGCCGACTACGTCTATCCGCTCCCCGAGGACCTCCCGGCCGAGAAGCTCGCCCCGCTGCTGTGCGCCGGGATCATCGGCTACCGGGCGCTGCTCCGCTGCGACCTGCCGCCGAGGGGCAGGCTCGGCATCTACGGCTTCGGCGCGTCCGCGCACATCACCGCGCAGATCGCGATGGCGCAGGGCGCCTCCGTGTACGTCATGACGAGATCGCCCGCCGCGCAGGAGCTGGCCAGGGAGCTCGGCGCGGTGTTCGTCGGCGGGAGCGCGGACACGCCGCCCGAGCCGCTCGACGCGGCGATCCTGTTCGCCCCCGTCGGTGAGCTGGTGCTCCCCGCGCTCGAGGCGCTCGACCGGGGCGGCACGCTCGCCGTGGCGGGCATCCACCTCACCGACATCCCCGTGCTCAACTACCAGAGGCACCTGTTCCAGGAGCGGACCCTGCGCAGCGTCACCGCGAACACCCGCGCCGACGGCCGGGAGTTCCTCCGCCTGGTGGCCGCCCACCCGCCCCGGATCACCACGACGCCCTACCCGTTCGACGCCGCCGACCGGGCGCTGCAGGACCTCGCCGCGGACCGGGTCAACGGTGTCGCGGTCCTCCTCATGGAGTGA
- a CDS encoding CBS domain-containing protein: protein MSVEAMTADQVMSRLVVTVEPDESPLMAWELMRRASVHHLPVVDSSCRLVGVLSREDLAAHWSGGPAEQSRIPVARLLGECSCAQVSPDTPISQVAAAMLDSGTVACVVGPDGMVTGLITPTDLVRALAGRATPGQGSADVRGGMFHLEPVLPPRTP from the coding sequence ATGAGCGTCGAGGCCATGACGGCGGATCAGGTGATGAGCCGGCTGGTCGTCACCGTGGAGCCGGACGAGTCGCCCCTGATGGCGTGGGAGCTGATGCGCCGGGCCAGCGTGCACCACCTGCCGGTGGTGGACTCCTCCTGCCGGCTCGTCGGCGTGCTCAGCCGGGAGGATCTGGCCGCCCACTGGTCCGGCGGCCCGGCGGAGCAGTCCCGGATCCCCGTGGCGCGGCTGCTGGGGGAGTGCTCCTGCGCGCAGGTGTCGCCGGACACCCCGATCTCCCAGGTCGCCGCCGCGATGCTCGACTCCGGCACCGTGGCCTGCGTGGTCGGACCGGACGGGATGGTGACCGGGCTGATCACCCCCACGGACCTGGTACGTGCCCTCGCCGGCCGGGCGACGCCCGGGCAGGGATCTGCCGACGTCCGGGGCGGGATGTTCCACCTGGAGCCGGTGCTGCCGCCGCGCACCCCGTGA
- a CDS encoding CBS domain-containing protein, with amino-acid sequence MAMQVREIMNRFVVAVRPDTPLLDVVNALRRFRVDAVPVVDHEQRVTGMVCISDLLPKPGTRRINGGFFEVLGGGRLRRKANALTVEALMRTPAVTVTEDSTVQNVVALMEENHVDQLPVVQPDGRLVGIVRRIDLLSIFCRRPEDIREEVLRVAERYAGRCEVAVHDGVVSITGTVEDRSRVAELLREALAVDGVVDVACDLSFTVDAPGERPALL; translated from the coding sequence ATGGCGATGCAGGTCCGAGAGATCATGAACAGGTTCGTGGTCGCGGTCCGGCCGGACACCCCGCTCCTGGACGTGGTCAACGCCCTGCGCCGCTTTCGCGTCGACGCCGTGCCCGTGGTCGACCACGAGCAGCGGGTGACGGGCATGGTCTGCATCAGCGATCTGCTGCCCAAGCCCGGCACACGGCGGATCAACGGCGGGTTCTTCGAGGTACTCGGGGGCGGCCGGCTCCGGAGGAAGGCGAACGCCCTCACCGTCGAGGCGCTCATGCGGACGCCCGCGGTCACCGTGACCGAGGACTCGACGGTGCAGAACGTGGTCGCGCTGATGGAGGAGAACCACGTCGACCAGCTTCCGGTGGTGCAGCCCGACGGCCGCCTCGTCGGCATCGTCCGGCGGATCGACCTGCTGTCGATCTTCTGCCGGAGGCCGGAGGACATCCGCGAGGAGGTGCTCCGGGTGGCCGAGCGCTACGCGGGCCGGTGCGAGGTCGCCGTCCACGACGGCGTGGTCTCCATCACCGGGACCGTCGAGGACCGCTCCCGGGTCGCCGAGCTGTTGCGCGAGGCCCTGGCGGTGGACGGGGTCGTGGACGTCGCGTGCGATCTGTCCTTCACGGTCGACGCCCCCGGTGAGCGGCCGGCGCTGCTGTGA
- a CDS encoding sugar ABC transporter substrate-binding protein gives MNSRTRIAALGAACAALLSLAACGKGFDDQGSEQTQQSSGPAQLQVLIGSSGDAETNAVRQAAEEWAKKSGATVTVTPAQDLAQQLGQAFAGDNPPDVFYVEASRFADYASVGALEPYGDKLSNAEDFYQSLRDTFTYDGKLYCAPKDFSTLALVINDDLWAKAGLTESDVPKTWDELTAVSKKIKEKGITPLVVGDTRDRIAAFMVQAGGWIISPDGKQATADSPENLKALEYVQGLLKDKLLQYPKQVDAGWGGEAFGKGKTAMTIEGNWIKGALKADFPDVKYSVHELPAGPAGKGTLSFTVCWGISAKSKYKEQAIDFVEHMTSPEQQMTFARAFGVMPSRQSARDAYTKEFPEDAAFLNGADYAHGPVNAPKMDSVLADFDTGLQQLATTSPKQLLERLQKNTQAALGG, from the coding sequence ATGAACTCACGTACTCGGATCGCGGCACTCGGCGCCGCCTGTGCCGCCCTTCTGTCCTTGGCGGCTTGCGGTAAGGGATTCGACGACCAGGGCAGCGAGCAGACCCAGCAGAGCAGCGGCCCCGCTCAGCTGCAGGTCCTCATCGGCTCCTCCGGCGACGCGGAGACCAACGCGGTGCGGCAGGCGGCCGAGGAGTGGGCGAAGAAGAGCGGCGCGACCGTGACCGTGACCCCGGCCCAGGACCTCGCCCAGCAGCTCGGCCAGGCCTTCGCCGGGGACAACCCGCCGGACGTCTTCTACGTGGAGGCCTCGCGGTTCGCCGACTACGCCAGCGTCGGCGCGCTCGAGCCGTACGGTGACAAGCTCTCCAACGCGGAGGACTTCTACCAGAGCCTCCGCGACACGTTCACCTACGACGGCAAGCTCTACTGCGCGCCCAAGGACTTCTCCACGCTCGCCCTGGTGATCAACGATGACCTGTGGGCCAAGGCCGGGCTCACGGAGAGCGACGTGCCCAAGACCTGGGACGAGCTCACCGCGGTGAGCAAGAAGATCAAGGAGAAGGGCATCACCCCGCTCGTCGTGGGCGACACCCGCGACCGGATCGCCGCGTTCATGGTCCAGGCCGGCGGCTGGATCATCAGCCCGGACGGCAAGCAGGCCACGGCCGACTCCCCGGAGAACCTCAAGGCGCTCGAGTACGTCCAGGGCCTGCTGAAGGACAAGCTCCTGCAGTACCCGAAGCAGGTCGACGCCGGCTGGGGCGGTGAGGCCTTCGGCAAGGGCAAGACCGCGATGACCATCGAGGGCAACTGGATCAAGGGCGCGCTCAAGGCCGACTTCCCCGACGTGAAGTACTCGGTCCACGAGCTGCCCGCCGGCCCCGCGGGCAAGGGCACCCTCTCCTTCACGGTCTGCTGGGGCATCTCGGCGAAGAGCAAGTACAAGGAGCAGGCGATCGACTTCGTCGAGCACATGACGAGCCCCGAGCAGCAGATGACCTTCGCCCGCGCCTTCGGCGTCATGCCGTCGCGCCAGTCGGCCCGCGACGCCTACACCAAGGAGTTCCCCGAGGACGCCGCGTTCCTCAACGGCGCCGACTACGCGCACGGCCCGGTGAACGCGCCGAAGATGGACAGCGTCCTCGCCGACTTCGACACCGGCCTGCAGCAGCTCGCCACCACGTCGCCCAAGCAGCTGCTGGAGCGCCTCCAGAAGAACACCCAGGCGGCGCTCGGTGGCTGA
- a CDS encoding carbohydrate ABC transporter permease: MADEAMAASRRGLSAKVRENIAGWLFVAPVVIILGLFLLVPIFMALWVSLTDWNGQGSPFRSGVPFVGLDNYRRLFAEEGLTRQDFMTSIRNNLYYVAIVVPLQTALALGLAMIVNSRLKARTFFRAAFYFPSVTSSVAISVVFLFMFTGSGAVNSLLRMLGITGPMWFSDARGVLHLFLDWLGLVDIENPPEALTSGGPFGLTWWEWLSGPSVAMCTIIALVIWTTSGTFMLMFLAALQDIPVSLEEASLLDGAGRWQRFRYVTLPLLKPTMFLVLTLGLIGTWQVFDQVYVMSQGDPAKTTLTPAYLSYRAAFRSFEYGTGAAISFVLFFIIVALTVLQRWVMRTRRS; this comes from the coding sequence ATGGCCGATGAGGCCATGGCGGCCTCCCGCCGTGGGCTCAGTGCCAAGGTGCGGGAGAACATCGCCGGCTGGCTCTTCGTGGCCCCGGTGGTGATCATCCTCGGCCTGTTCCTGCTGGTGCCCATCTTCATGGCGCTGTGGGTGAGCCTCACCGACTGGAACGGGCAGGGCAGCCCGTTCCGCTCCGGCGTGCCGTTCGTCGGGCTCGACAACTACCGGAGGTTGTTCGCCGAGGAAGGCCTGACCCGTCAGGACTTCATGACGAGCATCCGCAACAACCTCTACTACGTGGCGATCGTGGTGCCGCTGCAGACCGCGCTCGCCCTCGGGCTCGCGATGATCGTCAACAGCAGGCTCAAGGCCAGGACGTTCTTCCGCGCCGCGTTCTACTTCCCGTCGGTGACCAGCTCCGTGGCGATCAGCGTCGTCTTCCTCTTCATGTTCACCGGCTCCGGCGCGGTGAACAGCCTGCTGCGGATGCTCGGCATCACCGGGCCGATGTGGTTCAGCGACGCCCGCGGGGTGCTCCACCTGTTCCTCGACTGGCTCGGGCTGGTGGACATCGAGAACCCGCCGGAGGCGCTCACCAGCGGCGGGCCGTTCGGGCTGACGTGGTGGGAGTGGCTGTCCGGGCCGAGCGTGGCGATGTGCACCATCATCGCGCTCGTCATCTGGACGACCTCCGGCACGTTCATGCTGATGTTCCTCGCGGCGCTGCAGGACATCCCGGTGAGCCTGGAGGAGGCGAGCCTGCTCGACGGCGCGGGGCGCTGGCAGCGGTTCCGGTACGTCACCCTGCCGCTGCTCAAGCCGACGATGTTCCTGGTGCTCACGCTCGGCCTGATCGGCACCTGGCAGGTGTTCGACCAGGTCTACGTGATGAGCCAGGGAGACCCGGCCAAGACCACGCTCACCCCGGCCTACCTGTCGTACCGGGCCGCCTTCCGGAGCTTCGAGTACGGCACGGGCGCGGCGATCTCGTTCGTGCTGTTCTTCATCATCGTGGCCCTGACCGTGCTCCAGCGCTGGGTCATGCGGACGAGGAGGTCGTGA